The Streptomyces sp. P9-A4 genome contains a region encoding:
- a CDS encoding AfsR/SARP family transcriptional regulator: MRYSVLGPTLARTPEGTDVSVGGPRVRALLTVLVLRAGRTVPVPDLVDEVWHGDEPPADAVAALQALVGRLRKALGRDRIVSAEGGYRLDARPQDVDARRFEHLAVEGVAALAAGDPAGAAALLDEALGLWRGPALADLPDRDAEAARWEARRLDARRARLGAALALGEAHAALPELTALCAAHPLDEPLQVLRIRALRDTGRAAEALAAYESVRRALANRLGTDPSPALRALHAELLAPAAPTAPPEARPAAPPAADPPAARPAAPGNLRARLTSFVGRDEEIALVREDLRRARLVTLLGPGGAGKTRLSQEAAERGAGDWPDGVWVAELAPVRDPEAVAEVVLAAVGARETVLRGAGAEELRGGGDPSPRTSSRGYPMARLVEHCAGRRMLLLLDNCEHLVGAAAELAEALLARCPELRVLATSREPLGVPGEAIRPLGPLPTGMALRLLGERGAAVRPGFVTQDDPVAAGEVVRRLDGLPLAIELAAARLRMLTLRQIADRLDDRFRLLTSGARTVLPRQQTLRAVVDWSWDLLDDAERSVLRRLAVFTGGCGLEAAEAVCAGEGDPGEERADERGPGGVPAVLDLLGALVDKSLVVAAPGDTGMRFRLLETVAEYAGERLDEAGERGAVERRHRTYYRELARRSDPELRGSRQVEAMARFAVEYGNIRSAMRRAVDARDEDEALVLVHSLLWYWQMRDLRADALHWAESVAALGPDPFGTPAAPVVPLHEPCTVVPLPLSEEQRWEARRGVRLIELLNMDYDTGRWTTPAGVARLRRINEIYPPGLPQTCRLPGSFTVFAVLLIGEPGRMGEALEEHVTACRRHGSEWELANALQLRANMLANRADLAERASADAEESLEIFVRLGDSWGAAEALSSRAEARERRLEFEGAAQDYADAITYAERIGAQSQMALLRARYADMLIETGRGVEAEVILRAVVEGEHGRGHEPMLAGRIFLALLLGRTGRTAEARAHLEGLLDEFGSQKLFSSETFSIFEGFALGSLSWVDNLDGRYASALVTARRAYERSLGGLSQMVAPQMPSTHLISASWALAGLGGPSARTAGVLLGAYEGLTPPGHLAPPIERENRERATELCRSALGDGEFEAAYAEGGGLSLGEAAALLGRAADAISERAES; this comes from the coding sequence GTGCGCTACTCCGTCCTCGGTCCAACCCTCGCCCGCACCCCCGAAGGCACCGATGTGTCCGTCGGCGGCCCGCGGGTCCGTGCGCTGCTCACCGTCCTCGTCCTGCGGGCGGGCCGGACCGTGCCCGTGCCCGACCTCGTCGACGAGGTCTGGCACGGCGACGAGCCGCCCGCCGACGCCGTCGCCGCGCTCCAGGCCCTGGTCGGACGGCTCCGCAAGGCCCTCGGACGCGACCGGATCGTCTCCGCCGAGGGCGGCTACCGGCTCGACGCCCGGCCCCAGGACGTCGACGCCCGCCGCTTCGAGCACCTCGCCGTCGAAGGGGTGGCCGCCCTCGCCGCCGGCGACCCGGCCGGGGCCGCCGCCCTCCTCGACGAGGCCCTGGGCCTGTGGCGCGGTCCAGCCCTCGCCGATCTGCCGGACCGGGACGCGGAGGCCGCCCGCTGGGAGGCCCGCCGCCTCGACGCCCGCCGCGCCCGGCTCGGCGCGGCCCTCGCCCTCGGCGAGGCGCACGCGGCGCTCCCCGAGCTGACCGCCCTCTGCGCGGCCCACCCGCTGGACGAGCCCCTCCAGGTCCTCCGGATCCGTGCCCTGCGGGACACCGGACGCGCGGCCGAGGCGCTCGCGGCGTACGAGTCGGTCCGCCGCGCCCTCGCCAACCGCCTCGGCACCGACCCGTCCCCCGCCCTGCGCGCCCTCCACGCGGAGCTCCTGGCCCCGGCAGCGCCCACCGCCCCGCCCGAGGCCCGGCCCGCCGCCCCGCCCGCCGCCGATCCTCCGGCGGCGCGGCCCGCGGCCCCCGGTAACCTCCGGGCCCGGCTCACCAGTTTCGTCGGGCGCGACGAGGAGATCGCCCTGGTCCGCGAGGACCTGCGCCGCGCCCGGCTCGTGACGCTCCTCGGGCCCGGCGGGGCCGGGAAGACCCGGCTGTCGCAGGAGGCCGCCGAGCGGGGCGCCGGGGACTGGCCGGACGGCGTCTGGGTGGCGGAGCTCGCGCCCGTACGGGACCCGGAGGCCGTCGCCGAGGTGGTCCTCGCCGCGGTCGGCGCCCGCGAGACCGTACTGCGCGGTGCCGGAGCCGAGGAACTGCGTGGCGGGGGCGATCCTTCCCCAAGGACTTCGTCCAGGGGATACCCCATGGCCCGGCTCGTCGAGCACTGCGCCGGGCGGCGGATGCTCCTCCTCCTCGACAACTGCGAACACCTCGTCGGCGCGGCGGCCGAACTGGCCGAGGCCCTGCTCGCACGCTGCCCCGAGCTCCGGGTGCTCGCGACGAGCCGGGAGCCGCTCGGCGTCCCCGGGGAGGCGATCCGGCCCCTCGGCCCCCTGCCCACCGGGATGGCGCTGCGGCTGCTCGGGGAGCGGGGTGCGGCGGTCCGCCCGGGGTTCGTGACCCAGGACGACCCGGTCGCCGCGGGCGAGGTCGTACGCCGGCTCGACGGCCTGCCGCTCGCCATCGAACTGGCGGCGGCGCGGCTGCGGATGCTGACCCTGCGCCAGATCGCGGACCGGCTCGACGACCGGTTCCGGCTGCTGACCTCGGGGGCACGCACGGTGCTGCCCCGGCAGCAGACCCTGCGGGCGGTCGTGGACTGGTCGTGGGACCTCCTGGACGACGCCGAACGGTCGGTCCTGCGCCGTCTCGCGGTCTTCACGGGCGGCTGCGGCCTGGAGGCGGCGGAGGCGGTCTGCGCGGGGGAGGGGGACCCGGGGGAGGAGCGCGCCGACGAGCGCGGCCCCGGTGGGGTGCCCGCCGTCCTCGACCTGCTCGGTGCCCTCGTCGACAAATCGCTCGTCGTCGCCGCGCCCGGCGACACCGGTATGCGGTTCCGGCTGCTGGAGACCGTCGCCGAGTACGCCGGGGAGCGGCTCGACGAGGCGGGGGAGCGGGGCGCCGTCGAGCGCCGGCACCGCACGTACTACCGCGAACTCGCCCGCCGTTCCGACCCCGAGCTGCGCGGTTCCCGGCAGGTCGAGGCCATGGCCCGGTTCGCCGTCGAGTACGGGAACATCCGCTCGGCGATGCGCCGCGCCGTCGACGCCCGCGACGAGGACGAGGCCCTCGTCCTCGTCCACTCGCTGCTCTGGTACTGGCAGATGCGCGACCTGCGCGCCGACGCCCTCCACTGGGCGGAGTCCGTCGCCGCGCTCGGGCCCGACCCGTTCGGGACGCCCGCCGCCCCCGTCGTACCGCTGCACGAGCCGTGCACCGTCGTACCGCTGCCGCTCTCCGAGGAGCAGCGCTGGGAGGCCCGGCGCGGGGTGCGGCTCATCGAGCTGCTCAACATGGACTACGACACCGGCCGCTGGACCACCCCCGCCGGGGTCGCGCGGCTGCGGCGGATCAACGAGATCTACCCGCCGGGGCTCCCGCAGACCTGCCGGCTGCCCGGCTCCTTCACGGTCTTCGCCGTCCTCCTCATCGGCGAACCGGGCCGCATGGGCGAGGCCCTGGAGGAACACGTCACCGCCTGCCGCCGCCACGGCAGCGAGTGGGAGCTCGCCAACGCCCTCCAGCTGCGCGCCAACATGCTCGCCAACCGGGCCGACCTGGCCGAGCGGGCGAGCGCCGACGCCGAGGAGAGCCTGGAGATCTTCGTCCGCCTCGGGGACTCCTGGGGCGCGGCCGAGGCGCTGTCCTCGCGCGCCGAGGCCCGCGAGCGGCGGCTGGAGTTCGAGGGCGCGGCCCAGGACTACGCCGACGCCATCACGTACGCGGAACGGATCGGCGCCCAGTCCCAGATGGCGCTGCTGCGCGCACGCTACGCCGACATGCTGATCGAGACCGGCCGCGGCGTGGAGGCGGAGGTCATCCTGCGCGCGGTGGTGGAGGGGGAGCACGGCCGGGGCCACGAACCGATGCTGGCCGGGCGGATCTTCCTGGCGCTGCTGCTCGGCCGGACCGGCCGGACGGCCGAGGCCCGGGCGCATCTGGAGGGGCTGCTCGACGAGTTCGGCTCCCAGAAGCTGTTCAGCTCGGAGACGTTCTCCATCTTCGAGGGCTTCGCGCTCGGCAGCCTCAGCTGGGTGGACAACCTCGACGGGCGGTACGCCTCGGCGCTCGTGACGGCCCGGCGGGCGTACGAGCGCTCCCTCGGCGGCCTCTCGCAGATGGTCGCGCCACAGATGCCGTCGACCCATCTGATCAGCGCCTCCTGGGCGCTCGCCGGGCTCGGCGGCCCCTCGGCCCGTACGGCGGGGGTGCTGCTCGGCGCGTACGAGGGGCTGACGCCGCCCGGGCACCTCGCGCCGCCCATCGAGCGGGAGAACCGGGAGCGGGCGACGGAACTGTGCCGGTCCGCCCTCGGGGACGGGGAGTTCGAGGCCGCGTACGCCGAGGGCGGCGGCCTCTCCCTCGGGGAGGCCGCCGCCCTGCTCGGTCGCGCCGCCGACGCGATCAGTGAGCGCGCCGAGTCCTGA
- a CDS encoding site-2 protease family protein, translated as MTTATTRRHERRISPVFLAILAVMAVTGWAVWTDFAASPGLAVFLFVTSAWVVSLCLHEYAHARTALHGGDITVGAKGYLTLNPLAYTHAVLSIVLPVLFVIMGGIGLPGGAVFIDQGRIKGRWKHSLISAAGPLTNVLFALVCTAPFWLDALDGVPMTFRFALAFLAFLQVTAALLNFLPVPGLDGYGVVEPWLSYKVKRQIEPYAPYGFFIVIALLFVPALNTAFFDAIDALLRSLGVPEASRYCGSQLFRFWQGTPEFCEV; from the coding sequence ATGACCACGGCCACCACCCGGCGCCACGAACGGCGGATCAGTCCCGTCTTCCTGGCGATCCTCGCCGTCATGGCCGTCACCGGCTGGGCGGTGTGGACGGACTTCGCCGCCTCGCCCGGTCTGGCGGTCTTCCTCTTCGTGACCTCGGCGTGGGTGGTGTCGCTCTGTCTGCACGAGTACGCGCACGCCCGTACGGCCCTGCACGGCGGGGACATCACGGTGGGCGCGAAGGGCTATCTGACCCTGAACCCGCTCGCGTACACCCACGCGGTGCTGAGCATCGTGCTGCCGGTGCTGTTCGTGATCATGGGTGGGATCGGTCTGCCGGGCGGCGCGGTCTTCATCGACCAGGGCCGGATCAAGGGCCGCTGGAAGCACAGCCTGATCTCGGCGGCGGGCCCGCTGACGAACGTGCTGTTCGCGCTGGTCTGCACGGCGCCGTTCTGGCTGGACGCGCTCGACGGAGTGCCGATGACGTTCCGCTTCGCGCTGGCGTTCCTGGCGTTCCTCCAGGTGACGGCGGCGCTGCTGAACTTCCTGCCGGTGCCGGGGCTCGACGGCTACGGGGTCGTGGAGCCCTGGCTGTCGTACAAGGTGAAGCGGCAGATCGAGCCGTACGCGCCGTACGGCTTCTTCATCGTGATCGCGCTGCTGTTCGTGCCCGCGCTGAACACGGCCTTCTTCGACGCGATCGACGCGCTGCTGCGGTCGCTCGGGGTGCCGGAGGCGAGCCGCTACTGCGGCTCGCAGCTGTTCCGCTTCTGGCAGGGGACGCCGGAGTTCTGCGAGGTCTGA
- the npdG gene encoding NADPH-dependent F420 reductase — translation MTSSSAPQDPAAAPAAPKAAPKDPWDLPDVSGLVVGVLGGTGDQGRGLAYRLARAGQQVIIGSRAADRARDVAADIGHGVEGADNAETARRSDVVIVAVPWEGHAKTLESLREELTGKLVVDCVNPLGFDKKGAYALKPEEGSAAEQAAALLPDSRVTAAFHHLSAVLLKDTSVEEIDTDVMVLGEERADVEIVQALAGRIAGMRGVFAGRLRGAHQVESLVANLISVNRRYKAHAGLRVTDI, via the coding sequence ATGACTTCCTCCAGCGCACCCCAGGACCCCGCCGCCGCGCCCGCCGCCCCCAAGGCCGCACCCAAGGACCCGTGGGACCTCCCCGACGTCTCCGGCCTCGTCGTCGGCGTCCTCGGCGGCACCGGCGACCAGGGCCGCGGCCTCGCCTACCGGCTCGCCAGGGCCGGCCAGCAGGTGATCATCGGCTCCCGTGCCGCCGACCGCGCCCGCGACGTGGCCGCGGACATCGGCCACGGCGTCGAGGGCGCCGACAACGCCGAGACCGCCCGCCGCAGCGACGTCGTGATCGTCGCCGTGCCCTGGGAGGGCCACGCCAAGACCCTGGAGTCCCTGCGCGAGGAGCTCACGGGCAAGCTGGTCGTCGACTGCGTCAACCCGCTCGGCTTCGACAAGAAGGGCGCCTACGCCCTCAAGCCCGAGGAGGGCTCCGCCGCCGAGCAGGCCGCCGCGCTCCTCCCGGACTCCCGGGTCACCGCCGCCTTCCACCACCTCTCCGCCGTCCTCCTCAAGGACACCTCCGTCGAGGAGATCGACACCGACGTGATGGTCCTCGGGGAGGAGCGCGCCGACGTCGAGATCGTCCAGGCCCTCGCCGGCCGCATCGCCGGCATGCGCGGCGTCTTCGCCGGCCGGCTGCGGGGCGCCCACCAGGTCGAGTCGCTCGTCGCCAACCTGATCTCGGTGAACCGCCGGTACAAGGCCCACGCCGGGCTCCGCGTCACCGACATCTGA
- a CDS encoding MFS transporter, with amino-acid sequence MSSPFAKFSALLPDLAPWRASADFRLLWVQGLVTYFSSAMAMIALPLQIKELTGSPLAVGAMGAVELVPLVVFGLYGGALADAVDRRKVILATEAGLGLLALVLLLNALLPVPMLWPLYVVAAGVSALAGLQRPALDSLLARIVPHEHQTAAAALNSLRWQMGSIAGPALAGLVVAYAGHAPAYGVTIAGFAVSVLLCRRLSPAPPAHDAEKPSLRGIAEGARYAWSRPVLLGTYAIDLAAMFFAFPNTIFPFLADELDADWSLGLMYAAGSVGSLVLGLTSGWTSKVRRHGLLVVGGAAGWGLAIAAAGWFGNVWPVLLCLAFAGAGDMLSGLGRATIWNQTIPEELRGRLAGIEVLSYSVGPQLGQVRAGVMAGWTGTRSAVWTGGVACVASVGLLCLALPKLLTYDSDTDEDSLRRKAQQETAGERAARESADERPAPESAGTV; translated from the coding sequence GTGTCCTCCCCCTTCGCGAAGTTCTCCGCCCTGCTGCCCGACCTCGCGCCCTGGCGCGCGTCCGCCGATTTCCGGCTGCTCTGGGTGCAGGGGCTCGTCACGTACTTCAGCAGTGCGATGGCGATGATCGCCCTGCCGCTCCAGATCAAGGAGCTGACGGGTTCGCCGCTCGCCGTCGGTGCGATGGGCGCGGTGGAGCTGGTGCCGCTGGTGGTGTTCGGGCTGTACGGCGGGGCGCTCGCCGACGCGGTCGACCGGCGGAAGGTGATCCTGGCGACCGAGGCGGGCCTCGGGCTGCTCGCCCTGGTCCTGCTGCTCAACGCGCTGCTGCCGGTCCCGATGCTCTGGCCGCTGTACGTGGTCGCGGCGGGTGTCTCCGCGCTCGCCGGCCTCCAGCGCCCGGCCCTGGACTCGCTGCTCGCCCGGATCGTGCCGCACGAGCACCAGACGGCTGCGGCGGCGCTGAACTCGCTGCGCTGGCAGATGGGCTCGATCGCGGGCCCGGCCCTCGCCGGTCTCGTGGTCGCCTACGCGGGCCACGCGCCCGCGTACGGCGTGACGATCGCCGGTTTCGCCGTATCGGTGCTGCTGTGCCGCCGGCTCTCCCCGGCCCCGCCCGCGCACGACGCCGAGAAACCCTCGCTGCGGGGCATCGCGGAGGGCGCGCGGTACGCCTGGTCGCGGCCGGTGCTGCTGGGTACGTACGCGATCGACCTGGCGGCGATGTTCTTCGCGTTCCCGAACACGATCTTCCCGTTCCTCGCGGACGAGCTGGACGCCGACTGGTCGCTCGGTCTGATGTACGCGGCGGGCTCGGTCGGCTCGCTGGTCCTCGGTCTGACCAGCGGCTGGACCTCGAAGGTGCGGCGGCACGGGCTGCTCGTGGTCGGCGGTGCGGCCGGCTGGGGTCTGGCCATCGCGGCGGCCGGCTGGTTCGGGAACGTCTGGCCGGTGCTGCTGTGCCTGGCCTTCGCGGGCGCGGGCGACATGCTGAGCGGACTCGGCCGCGCCACGATCTGGAACCAGACGATCCCGGAGGAGCTGCGCGGCCGGCTGGCGGGCATCGAGGTGCTCTCGTACAGCGTCGGCCCGCAGCTCGGCCAGGTCAGGGCGGGCGTGATGGCGGGCTGGACCGGCACCCGGTCGGCGGTCTGGACGGGCGGCGTGGCCTGTGTGGCCTCGGTGGGGCTGCTCTGTCTGGCGCTGCCGAAGCTCCTGACGTACGACTCCGACACCGACGAGGACTCACTGCGCCGCAAGGCCCAGCAGGAGACGGCCGGGGAGCGGGCGGCCCGGGAGTCGGCCGACGAGCGGCCGGCCCCGGAGTCGGCCGGGACCGTCTGA
- the map gene encoding type I methionyl aminopeptidase: MSGQSLLVPGELSPHRSVPGSIRRPEYVGKPAPTPYTGPEVQDSDTVERMRIAGRIAAQAMEEAAKHIAPGVTTDELDRVAHEFMCDHGAYPSTLGYRGFPKSLCASVNEVICHGIPDSTVLRDGDIVNLDVTAYINGVHGDNNATYLCGDVDEESRLLVERTRESLNRAIKAVRPGRQINIIGRVIESYAKRFGYGVVRDFTGHGINSSFHSGLIVPHYDSPHHTTEIKTGMTFTIEPMLTLGTHDYDMWDDGWTVVTKDRKRTAQFEHTLVVTENGAEILTLP; encoded by the coding sequence ATGTCTGGCCAGTCGCTTCTCGTACCGGGGGAGCTCTCCCCCCATCGTTCCGTTCCGGGCTCCATCCGCCGCCCCGAGTACGTCGGGAAGCCCGCCCCGACCCCCTACACCGGGCCCGAGGTGCAGGACTCCGACACCGTCGAGCGGATGCGGATCGCCGGCCGCATCGCCGCTCAGGCGATGGAGGAGGCCGCCAAGCACATCGCCCCGGGCGTCACCACCGACGAGCTCGACCGGGTCGCGCACGAGTTCATGTGCGACCACGGCGCGTACCCGTCGACGCTCGGCTACCGGGGGTTCCCGAAGTCGCTGTGCGCCTCGGTCAACGAGGTCATCTGCCACGGGATCCCCGACTCCACCGTCCTGCGGGACGGCGACATCGTGAACCTGGACGTCACCGCGTACATCAACGGCGTCCACGGCGACAACAACGCCACCTACCTCTGCGGTGACGTCGACGAGGAGTCGCGGCTGCTCGTCGAGCGGACCCGGGAGTCCCTGAACCGCGCGATCAAGGCGGTGCGGCCGGGGCGCCAGATCAACATCATCGGGCGGGTCATCGAGTCGTACGCCAAGCGCTTCGGCTACGGCGTCGTCCGCGACTTCACCGGTCACGGCATCAACTCGTCCTTCCACTCGGGCCTGATCGTCCCGCACTACGACTCCCCCCACCACACCACCGAGATCAAGACCGGCATGACCTTCACGATCGAGCCGATGCTGACCCTCGGCACCCACGACTACGACATGTGGGACGACGGCTGGACCGTGGTGACCAAGGACCGGAAGCGGACCGCGCAGTTCGAGCACACGCTCGTGGTGACCGAGAACGGGGCCGAGATCCTTACGTTGCCCTGA
- a CDS encoding biliverdin-producing heme oxygenase, protein MDTPFSTLIRTASHEQHTEAETSSFMSDLLGGRLAVDAYARYTEQLWFVYRALEEGAEALREDPVAGPFIQPELFRTAALEQDLTHLRGPGWRAAASPLPATAAYAERVAECARDWPAGYVAHHYTRYLGDLSGGQIIRDKAERTWGFTRKGDGVRFYVFDAIGNPAAFKRAYRELLDGVNADDLEKQRIVDECKRAFDFNSAVFHQLGGEFPLSA, encoded by the coding sequence TTGGACACGCCCTTCTCCACGCTCATCCGTACGGCCTCGCACGAGCAGCACACGGAGGCGGAGACCTCGTCCTTCATGAGCGACCTCCTGGGCGGACGGCTCGCCGTCGACGCCTACGCCCGCTACACGGAGCAGCTGTGGTTCGTCTACCGGGCCCTGGAGGAGGGTGCGGAGGCCCTGCGCGAGGACCCGGTCGCCGGGCCCTTCATCCAGCCGGAGCTGTTCCGCACGGCCGCCCTGGAACAGGACCTCACCCATCTGCGGGGCCCCGGCTGGCGCGCCGCCGCCTCCCCGCTGCCCGCCACCGCCGCCTACGCCGAGCGGGTCGCCGAGTGCGCCCGCGACTGGCCCGCCGGATATGTGGCGCACCACTACACGCGCTATCTGGGCGACCTGTCGGGCGGCCAGATCATCCGCGACAAGGCGGAGCGCACCTGGGGCTTCACGCGCAAGGGCGACGGCGTCCGCTTCTACGTGTTCGACGCGATCGGCAACCCGGCCGCGTTCAAGCGGGCGTACCGCGAACTGCTCGACGGGGTGAACGCGGACGACCTGGAGAAGCAGCGGATCGTCGACGAGTGCAAGCGGGCGTTCGACTTCAACAGCGCGGTCTTCCACCAGCTGGGAGGCGAGTTCCCGCTCAGCGCGTGA